In a single window of the Zea mays cultivar B73 chromosome 5, Zm-B73-REFERENCE-NAM-5.0, whole genome shotgun sequence genome:
- the LOC103625925 gene encoding UDP-sugar pyrophosphorylase — MVTAAGDETASIHACLANAGTPRIRVVEPEVCAPSTTKQVLRRECIGHGGVGRVDEWHQVRWAASRSSTTGGVKKLHHFSIRSSDAASSSREWGSWAECSVDRKCHDYHRCHKVRRLNSSYPGGLVSYIQNAKKLLADSKEGKNPYDGFTPSVSLFHQFLTGASVTFFGQVALPRETTTGKCFLQLYIESILAFQEASCKMVDEGCQTKIPFVIMTSDDTNALTIKLLESNSYFGMEPSQVKILKQEKVACLADNDARLALDPSDKYKIQTKPHGHGDVHSLLYSSGLLEQWKTEGRKWVLFFQDTNGLLFNAIPSALGVSATKGYNVNSLAVPRKAKETIGGITKLTHVDGRTMVINVEYNQLDPLLRATGHPDGDSNCETGYSPYPGNINQLILELGPYIEELKKTHGAISEFVNPKYFF; from the exons atggtgaccgccgccggggatgagaccgcctccatccaTGCGTGCCTCGCCAACGCCGGTACCCCCCGAATCCGAGTGGTGGAACCAGAGGTGTGCGCGCCGAGCACGACGAAACAGGTGCTCCGCCGTGAGTGCATCGGCCACGGTGGAGTTGGACGCGTCGACGAGTGGCACCAAGTTCGCTGGGCGGCGAGCAGAT CATCGACGACGGGCGGCGTGAAGAAGCTACACCACTTCTCGATTCGCTCGTCTGATGCTGCGTCGTCGTCCCGGGAGTGGGGGAGCTGGGCGGAGTGCTCCGTCGACCGCAAGTGCCACGACTACCACCGCTGCCACAAG GTTCGCCGACTTAATTCAAGCTATCCTGGAGGTCTGGTATCTTACATCCAGAATGCCAAAAAACTTCTTGCGGATTCAAAGGAAGGCAAAAACCCATATGATGGTTTCACCCCTTCTGTAAGTCTTTTTCATCAATTTCTCACTGGTGCTTCTGTTACTTTCTTTGGTCAGGTAGCACTTCCCCGGGAAACAACTACTGGAAAATGTTTCCTTCAACTCTATATAGAGTCTATCCTGGCTTTTCAAGAGGCCAGCTGCAAAATGGTTGATG AGGGGTGCCAAACAAAGATTCCATTTGTTATTATGACTTCTGATGATACAAATGCGCTAACTATCAAGCTTTTAGAGTCAAACTCCTACTTTGGAATGGAACCATCTCAAGTGAAAATACTAAAGCAG GAAAAAGTAGCGTGTCTAGCTGACAATGATGCAAGGCTTGCATTAGACCCAAGCGACAAGTACAAAATTCAG ACAAAGCCACATGGGCATGGAGATGTTCATTCTCTTCTTTATTCAAGTGGCTTGCTTGAACAATG GAAGACTGAAGGACGGAAGTGGGTTCTCTTTTTCCAGGATACAAATGGATTGCTTTTCAAT GCAATACCATCAGCATTAGGTGTCAGTGCCACCAAGGGTTACAATGTAAATTCTCTCGCTGTTCCTAGGAAAGCCAAGGAAACAATTGGAGGAATTACCAAACTTACTCATGTCGATG GTAGAACAATGGTCATCAACGTAGAGTACAATCAGCTTGATCCACTCCTTCGTGCAACTGGACATCCTGATGGAGATTCAAATTGCGAGACAGGCTATTCTCCATATCCTGGAAATATAAACCAG TTGATACTGGAGCTTGGACCATATATTGAGGAGCTCAAGAAAACACATGGCGCCATTTCTGAATTTGTAAATCCCAAGTATTTTTTCTAA